Proteins encoded in a region of the Candidatus Moanabacter tarae genome:
- the kdnA gene encoding 8-amino-3,8-dideoxy-alpha-D-manno-octulosonate transaminase, which produces MLKIGQEEAAAVNRVIDRGKIFRYSPDGECGRFERRYGEFLGVPHVALCSSGSAAITAALAGIGIGPGDEVIIPAHTYMATAIAVLAVGAIPVIVEVDESITLDPNALEEAIGPLTRAVIPVHMWGALCDMTSILRIAEEKNLFVVEDGCQCVGGFYRQKGVGSMGDVGAFSFNYFKNMTCGEGGAVVTRDEATFQRINCMIDPCSFYWEGRDDTFRPFINCGSRASEFEGAILNEQLNRLPQLLEELRSQKAQILEATKESGLWPSPRHSPDGECATCIMYLLPSKDSSKKFVEDTKGRILSETGRHNYTEWDPILNHQGSHHPALNPFNLPQNANCRMDYSKDMCPNSLDILSRTVSIGIKPNQTEEELEDAITTINAAADKVLNSLKK; this is translated from the coding sequence ATGCTAAAAATCGGACAAGAAGAGGCAGCTGCAGTCAATCGCGTTATAGATAGAGGAAAGATATTTCGCTATTCTCCCGATGGGGAATGTGGGAGATTCGAAAGACGATACGGGGAGTTTCTCGGTGTTCCCCATGTTGCCCTCTGTTCAAGCGGCTCGGCTGCCATTACCGCCGCCTTGGCTGGTATCGGAATCGGGCCCGGCGACGAAGTCATTATCCCTGCCCATACCTATATGGCAACCGCTATCGCAGTTCTTGCGGTCGGCGCTATTCCCGTCATAGTCGAAGTGGATGAATCGATCACCTTGGATCCCAATGCTCTAGAAGAGGCAATCGGACCTTTGACCCGAGCAGTGATTCCCGTTCACATGTGGGGGGCTCTTTGCGATATGACTTCAATCCTGAGGATCGCGGAAGAGAAAAATCTTTTTGTCGTAGAGGATGGCTGTCAATGTGTTGGCGGATTCTACAGACAAAAAGGCGTCGGGTCCATGGGGGACGTCGGCGCATTTAGTTTCAACTATTTCAAAAACATGACTTGCGGAGAGGGAGGGGCAGTCGTGACTCGCGATGAAGCTACCTTCCAGCGTATTAACTGTATGATCGATCCCTGCAGTTTCTACTGGGAGGGAAGAGATGACACATTTAGGCCCTTTATTAATTGTGGATCCCGTGCTTCGGAGTTTGAGGGTGCCATCCTCAATGAGCAGTTGAACCGACTGCCGCAATTACTAGAGGAATTACGCTCTCAAAAAGCCCAGATTCTAGAGGCCACTAAGGAGTCGGGGCTTTGGCCTTCGCCACGCCACTCTCCTGATGGGGAGTGCGCCACTTGCATTATGTACCTACTCCCTAGTAAGGATTCCTCTAAGAAGTTCGTCGAAGACACTAAAGGTAGAATATTGTCTGAAACAGGGCGGCACAACTACACAGAGTGGGATCCAATCCTCAACCACCAAGGCTCCCATCATCCCGCTCTGAATCCTTTCAATCTCCCTCAAAATGCGAACTGCCGGATGGATTATAGTAAGGATATGTGCCCAAATTCACTCGATATCCTCAGTCGTACAGTTTCAATTGGGATCAAACCGAATCAAACTGAGGAGGAACTGGAGGACGCAATCACAACAATCAACGCAGCCGCCGACAAAGTTCTGAACAGCTTAAAAAAATAA
- the proA_1 gene encoding 4-hydroxy-4-methyl-2-oxoglutarate aldolase/4-carboxy-4-hydroxy-2-oxoadipate aldolase — MTDKEMLEALQKIDTPTITNVVATYPGNPLCLGLYNPWTENWYTDRSLKCWYPELGAIAGYAVTGVYGLPDANYSELSFIDILEALDNSPKPTIFCFEQKFPPELADKVGLSGGNMTSSMRAVGAIGAISNGPSRDIHEIRPMNFQYLTSGVCAGHGDQAINAVNVPVRISGMDVAPGEIVHMDENGACKFPANRLAEVLENATKLIEEEEERVGNLLKAKGLEEVKAIIGGHQYAKKDK, encoded by the coding sequence ATGACCGACAAGGAAATGCTGGAAGCTCTCCAGAAAATTGACACCCCTACAATCACTAATGTGGTTGCCACCTATCCAGGAAACCCGCTATGTCTTGGACTTTATAATCCCTGGACTGAAAACTGGTACACCGATCGTTCCCTCAAATGCTGGTATCCCGAATTGGGAGCTATCGCAGGATACGCAGTAACTGGCGTCTATGGTTTACCCGATGCAAACTACAGTGAGTTGTCTTTCATAGACATTCTAGAGGCCCTAGATAATTCTCCCAAACCGACGATTTTCTGTTTCGAACAAAAATTCCCTCCCGAACTAGCGGACAAAGTGGGACTATCTGGTGGAAACATGACATCCTCGATGAGGGCAGTGGGTGCTATTGGTGCTATTTCCAACGGCCCCTCCCGTGATATTCATGAGATCCGACCAATGAACTTTCAGTATTTGACAAGCGGGGTCTGCGCAGGTCATGGAGATCAAGCGATTAATGCAGTCAACGTACCTGTCCGCATCTCTGGCATGGATGTCGCACCTGGAGAAATCGTGCACATGGATGAAAATGGCGCTTGTAAATTTCCAGCGAATCGCCTGGCAGAAGTCCTTGAAAATGCCACCAAGCTGATTGAGGAAGAAGAAGAGAGAGTAGGCAACCTTCTCAAGGCCAAAGGCCTAGAAGAAGTCAAAGCTATCATTGGAGGCCACCAGTACGCGAAAAAAGATAAGTAG